The following are from one region of the Anomaloglossus baeobatrachus isolate aAnoBae1 chromosome 1, aAnoBae1.hap1, whole genome shotgun sequence genome:
- the LOC142257116 gene encoding uncharacterized protein LOC142257116, translated as MNKDKDQIMEKILNLSLEIIFHLTGEDYTAVKTSSGRCQAPVSEGRGGTLSPIPGPPPHFRIHEDINDQKILELTNKMMELLTGEVPIRCQDVTVYFSMEEWEYLEGHKERYKEVMMEEPQPRTSPGLSSTRTTPERCPPQDPQLLDPDKDLNNINSPERNVRGDQRIKEEIPTDHRPEDVGIIQNTYEEQVIITYIPSGLHIQDPSSDASKQSPDSPQNVHQNKSDMWAVQQQRSHTWEKPHSCSECEKCFICKSQLDEHIKTHTGEKPFSCSECGKCFIQKSKLVEHIRSHTGEKPFSCSECGKCFIRKSHLDRHIKTHTGEKPFSCSECGKCFIEKSKLVEHIRSHTGEKLSCSECGKCYIRKSYLDVHIKTHTGEKPFSCSDCEKCFIRRSQLDEHIQTHTGEKPFSCSACGKCFIRKSHLDLHIKTHTGEKPFSCSECAKCFIMKSQLDVHLRTHTGEKPFSCPDCGKSFFQKSQLDGHINKHMGKKPYSCSYCGQCYNQKAYLLAHVRIHTGEKPFSCSDCEKCFIWKSQLKVHLKTHTGEKPFSCSECGKRFIRKSHLKVHLKTHTGEKPFSCSECGKSFAYKSAFVRHMSIHTR; from the exons ATGAATAAGGACAAAGACCAAATTATGGAGAAGATATTAAACCTGAgtctggagataatcttccatcttactggagag gattacacagcagtgaagacctctagtggtcgctgtcaggcccctgtgtctgaaggacggggaggaacccttagcccaatcccggggcctccacctcacttccggatacatgaggacatcaatgaccagaagattctagaactgaccaacaagatgatggagctgctgactggagag gttcctataaggtgtcaggacgtcacagtctatttctccatggaggagtgggagtatctagaaggacacaaggagcggtacaaggaggtgatgatggaggagccccagccccgcacatcaccag gtctctccagtacgaggacgaccccagagagatgtcctccACAGGaccctcag cttttggatccggataaagatctgaacaatattaattctccagagagaaatgtgaggggcgatcagcggattaaagaggagattcctacagatcaccgccccg AAGATGTAGGCATTATACAGAATACATATGAAGAGCAAGTCATTATCACATATATACCCTCAGGCCTTCACATCCAAGATCCATCATCTGATGCTTCTAAGCAATCTCCTGATTCACCGCAGAATGTTCATCAAAATAAAAGTGACATGTGGGCTGTTCAACAACAAAGAAGTCACACTTGGGAGAAGCcgcattcatgttcagaatgtgagaaatgttttatttgtaaatCACAGCTTGAtgagcatataaaaactcacacgggggagaagccattttcgtgttcagaatgtgggaaatgttttattcagaaatcaaagctTGTTGAACATataagaagtcacacaggggagaagccattttcgtgttcagaatgtgggaaatgttttattcggaaatcacaccttgatcggcatataaaaactcacacgggggagaagccattttcgtgttcagaatgtgggaaatgttttattgagaaatcGAAGCTTGTTGAACATATAAGAAGTCACACAGGTGAGAAActatcttgttcagaatgtgggaaatgttatattcgGAAATCATACCTTgatgtgcatataaaaactcacacaggggagaaaccattttcatgttcagattgtgagaaatgttttattaggaGATCACAGCTTGATGAGCACATACAaactcatacgggggagaagccattttcatgttcagcttgtgggaaatgctttattcggaaatcacaccttgatctgcatataaaaactcacacaggggagaagccattctcatgttcagaatgtgcgAAATGTTTTATTATGAAATCACAACTAGATGTGCATctaagaactcacacgggggagaagccattttcatgtccagattgTGGGAAATCTTTTTTTCAGAAATCACAGCTAGATGGGCATATTAATAAACACATGgggaagaagccatattcatgttcatatTGTGGGCAATGTTATAATCAGAAAGCATATCTTCTTGCACAtgtaagaattcacacaggggagaagccattttcatgttcagattgtgagaaatgttttatttggaaatcacaaCTTAAGGTGCatttaaaaactcacacaggggagaagccattttcgtgttcagaatgtgggaaacgttttattCGGAAGTCACACCTTAAGGTGCatttaaaaactcacacaggggagaagccattttcttgttcagaatgtgggaaaagctTTGCTTACAAATCTGCTTTTGTTAGACACATGAGCATTCACACAAGATAG